TCGACGCGATTCAATTCGATACTATTTGATTCACCGCGGTTCAATTCGATTTGACTCAACGTTATTCAATTCGATTTTACAGGATTTAGTTTTACGTAATTCAATTCGATGTATGTAATTAATACTAGAACTACTAATTAAGTCGAAATGACTTGCTTCTTGctttatattacataatttttaacgTGGTTTTATCAAACTGTGCATTaacttttgaaaaaataaggaatatttgtattttttaaattttaaaattgaccaAAAATACTGATAGTCCTAGTGTTAAATTCAACACGATTCAATTCAATATAATTTGAGTTTACATAATTCATTTTTTGagatcttgagaatttgagatcaaTTATAATGTTCGGTCATAGTAATTTATACTAAAGGAATATGTACAAATGATTCTGttcttagttttcaattttatttattaagagTAAATATATTGTAACGGTTTtctcattttgaatttttagaggaTCAATTTTTTTATCGAATCAAAGAGATATTTAAactgttttaaatttataacttcaACTAAAAACTATTAATTAATGTCCCCCCATGTGAACATATCCATGATACACAAAAGACCAACACTAAGAATTAATTCTTCACAATGGAGTCTCTCTTTATGGCTCTCTCTTTATTAGACACTCATCCCAAATATTCTCGCATTCTATtctatttaaggatttagacaCTTCAAaggttaaaattttcaaatttagagtgCGTATTCTCGCTGTCTATATTTTTGCGCTTGCGCACAATCTCAGTGCTTAGGCCTATTCCTGCAGCCATATATCGAGCCATATAGCGAGATTTCACTGTACTTAGgaggttatttatttttatcctaTTATAACTTTCAATCTTCAacgattaaaatttgttatttaatcaTAGAATATAGGAGTTATCTATTTTTTCACCCACATCTTCTGGAGAACCATTCAACAAAATAACATTCTTTCCATTAAaacataacaatttattaaatacattttggactagaaaataaattaacacAGAAACCATCGCTGACTTATATTAATCCTTAATATCAtaacacaattttttttaaaaactcACCTTTTCTTGCTGTTGCTTGCGTTGTCGTTGTTAGTCGACTTCCTTTCTGCTCCTTTGGGATATCATTTTCCTTATGAATCATCCGTTGTGGTGCATTCATAGGATTTGTATTCCCTTCGATGTCTGCAAAACACGCGATGCTTTTATATCAATACAGATAATATGAAGTACTGACGGGTGTAGTCGAATCGACTCAGATATAGATACCATTAGAATACAGCAATTGTATGCAatataaatatcaaaaattatatttaactagTAGATGCTAGTTGATTAAATTTTTCgtgcaatataaatttatattgtcGCATGTTTACATGGGAGACCGGCTCACCACTTCCGCCACTAGTATTACTTTATTTAATCAAACTTCGAGTCAAATTTTTCGACGAAAGTTAGTAAACTTACTTGTTAACACGCAAGGTTTGCCAAGAGCCAAGTATCGTTTCCTGGCAACCTGGGCAGCGGCGAAGTCCGGTTTGTGATTGTGCTCCATACGTACCCTCGGTTTCGTACAATTTGTCGACGTGATAAGACTACCTCTGCAATGCATCGTTCTGCCAACGCATCTCCATCGTATATTATACGGTTGCTTCTTATGCAAAGTATACATGTAGCCACGATGAATCAATTTCGGGCCTCCTTTGTTTGAAAGGACCACctacaatttatacaaatcaTTCAGGAAGCAATTTgtgataatttcaataatattttaacgcATTTAACTATTgcgatcataaataaatttttaaagaagaCGATGATTAAGTGTAAAGAGATTTTTAAGATTGTATATTTCGTACTTCGGCCACATTTGGATCATCGTCGTCGGAGTTCTCAGCAAGAGGGAACGACGTAGAAGCTTCCTCCTCCTTTATTTTGTTTTCGTTGGACTCATTTTTCACGCGTTGCAGCATCATGTTGTTCCTCATATACCTATTTTCTTCGCTACTACTAGACATCGCTAACTCTTACTGTAGCATTTTCCGTATATATCACTGACCTAAAAACAACAAAACTGTGATGTATTAGATGTGTTAAGCAAAAATATTCAACCGAAGAAATTGGTATATGCTTATTAGTATCAAGTTATTTACAATTAAGTAGTATATTTCAGAAAACATTAAGGtttctatattcttatatttttatatccctaGTCTCTAGATCCTCAGATCCTTAAACTTTCATatctttatatttctaaatctcaaaatccataGGTTACTATATTGTTatagttctaaatttctatatttctagattttaaTAGTATACTTGTATCTGTTGATCCTTATATTCATAGACACCTAGATTCCTAGAATTTTAAAGATATATCCCTATGTCCTTATATCCCTATATCTATACAAACTGCTTCCTAAATATTACTATACCTCATAACTGATCAAAGAATTCAAGGAAAATTAACAATGTCTCATTACGCAAACTAAGTTAAATTAAGCTAGTAAAACTAGTTACATGAAACTAAATTAAACCGCATTCTAATACTTGACTGTATCCGTTAACGATCACAGTTAACCGAGTTAACGAGTCATAGTTAACAATCAGCAGTTTAACCTCTCCTCGTTCGTCGAGAATAAGGTGATTCTTTTATTACAAGTTCACGCGATTCGTAGATTGATGATATATTATACCGATGTCACGATTTTCGCAACTGCATCTATCTGACTCGGGTTCTGTTACTATGAAATCGCTTAAACGTCTGCGTACCTATGCGCGGTCCAAAAATAGAACGAGACAGAGAGATGAACAGAAACGGTCTATAGAAGCTGAGAAATCGTGTGGGCTAGAAATTTCAACGTGCTTCGTTTTCTTCGTTCAAACAATTGCATAGTTTTGTTGCTTCTCTCGTCGATACATTTTGTCCGGACATCAATTCTGTGTTATACAGGGTCAACTGAAATTTATGAGATTTAAATCTTACCAGTTGGCGATTTCtgacatattattttatgtaaaatattccAGTGAATTGGTTTAGGTAAAGAAAGTAGTTGCGTTTAAAAAAATGGAAATGACCTTCATATTTCCTAAGCGACTCCACCTACAAAATAATCGATATGAACGTACGATGACCTCTTTagtagttaataatttttattggacAAATGTTCCTCTTACTCTTATGATTTTAAAGATgttcaaaataataattctttttgaATCACCCTATATATAATATGCATcaatttctacaaaattaaattcgTCATTTACCGATAAATATACATTGAACTTTGTTAATTGAGAAGAAACTTTAACCTTCTCAAATATGATAATCTCACATGCAGacatttatgtaaattaatgtTGCTTCAGTGTTACTAACGAAATTCATACTTTTTAGTTATAATTGTTTCATATGAGAATCAAGTTTTctttaataagaaatttttaattttgaaaattgaaatatctgaaattaaaaacttttctttttaacataaataataaaagggTTCAATTACACGTGAATTGTCTACTTCAAAAACTAAGGGTATTGTTCGACCTTCTTTCTTTTGAGGCAGTAAAATTTTGTCACATCCGGAAAAAACACTCGCTTCCGGTGAACATCGAAGCAataaacttcaatattttaaatatacagtatcatacatttttcataaaaagaaaacagaaaaatagGTATAAAAACACTGCAGaaacgttaaaattaaattaattgtttaatttaaaaatattcattaaattacgACTTTGCTATaagttgattttttaaattcattatttgtGTTCCATAAATTGTCATATAAGTCGTGTTATTTGTAAGAATGTTATACCGCATCGTTTTCCTAAACGAGcaaaaagtattaaataaaaaatactcaCCTGTTATTAATACGATATTCAAAGTCTGTAAAGTTCGCAGGAACGTCCAGTACAGCGATACATGCAAGATACGAACAGTcgagagaaagaaaatgaaaagaaagaataatcttcgatttagaatttattttttcaaagaaTCTTGATCACACTCGACAATTTTCGATCACTATCGAGATGAATCGATATACAGTATCTCGCGTAACAGTCGAAGCTAGGTTATAGCCGTTTTCATTGTAACTGTTGAATGGTCAACGAAAATGGCGAAATGCTGGTGATCGGATCTTGCGCAATAAACGCCACGTTCTGGAACGAAAAATATGGCACTGGATAACCGCAATCGATGAACTATGGTACCTGTGTTTATTTCGAGCGATCTGAACGATAATTTCGCACTTTTATCAATCACGTTTTACTATATAGCTTGTTTTTTTATGGGTTTGACGTTTTCATCTACTGTACGATGTGACATTTTAAAAACATACTTGTACAATATGCGTGTATTGAAAAAACTGACAGCAGCGACACGAATGTACTTTGACTAACATAAATGTATGGTGTATacgtgtatatgtacatatcttTCGATATATGTATCATCTCTTGATTTCAGCATACCATGGAAGATTTGTTTGTTCTATGGCGGTAGATTGTAAGAGAGATGGAGAAAAGCATTGGCGTAATTAGCATTTTTGTTCTGGGTGGACCAGGTACCCTTTCATTTTCTGGTACCGTGTGCAGCATGATAGACTTCCATTGAGAAACCTTTTCTAATGCAAATGACAATATATTTGACAGAGGTTCCATTACTTAATTTTagagaataataattaattttcaaatttaaaaaatttaaaattcacaaatctttaaattttcaaatttttaatttctaaatttttcaatttccaattttttaaacttccaaactcaaactcccaaatttaaaaattttccagcTTTATCGGGTCCACCTTGTGCCTTATCTAGCTACGCTAATGGAGAAAAGGAAAGGCGAAAGATATACATACAATACCGTATAGATCCTTTTAGTGGACTCGTCCATCGGAAAGTTTACCTAACAGTTCCATACATTTAACGTAGAACACCTACAGTTCTTTACTTTATGACataaatcttgtaattttgaaaaaaaagaattactGAAATAATTCTACTCGAAATTTCATTTATCGTTCATTTTGTATTGCATGAAAATAAGTAGCGGTAAATGAAGAAtgctaatttaaaattatgaatattaaaacCTCAAATGCATGACATCGACTATATAAAGTGTTTAAAGTAAAACCAAAGGATACGCATTTTGGAAAGAAAGATTAATTATACCTAACGAGAAAGTTATTGCAGATGTCCTTCTAGTAGAAATGGAAGGAACATTACCATAATTTGTGATGACCATACGTGAGAATTCATCGCAGTATTGCGCACGAGATAAGATCTTGGACTGGTAAAATTGGGAACATCCGTATCATTATGAACGAAAAGCTTTTAAGCTGAATAATAGTGTTCTGTAACTCAGTGAAGCATAGGAAGAGGATGAACCGTAATATTCTTCGGACTTTGAACTGTTCATTAATATTGAAAGTTACGTCAATATacattattaattcttttatatATATGTGCTGGAAAAGGTTCTTTTAGTACATATTTGCTAAACAGTatctagatatttggaaattttccatttttttatattagcaACAGTTATCTACTTTTTTCTGTTACCCGCTTATTTTGTATTGTACGTAGTCAGACCAATCTACAGATATAATCTACTTCATGtgattattcaatttataaCGAATTGTCGCACCATCTCACTTAGCATTATGTAACTTGAATTCTATTTTGTACCGTTTTAACCAACAGTCTGTAAGGCCCTTACAAATAAGATGCAGGGTAAATCTTTTATACACAGATACAGAATGAAATAGtctattcaatagctaattggTATGTTCAGTAAGCTAATCATATAATGTTTCTTTTTTCATCTTTTACCATTTTAGTGTCACGTTCTGCTGTACCATATGTAGCTAATATTACCATAGACGATTCATGGTTATGTGGAATTACCACCTCAAATTATTTAGATAAGATGATCGAACAGATCTATGAATCTTgtgtaaaagaaaatttgtcTGTTTCTATAGTGCCCACAGAACAATTTAAAAGTATtagcaaaatataaaatatcttattGTATGAAATTCCGGGTTTGACTGCTAAATGGCGCTAGCagtactgtttttttttttttagataaaCCGCTCGAAAATACAAATCTTATATGTGTAAGAATGAAGCGTACAAAAtactttcaacatttttatttaatatgattttgaacgtaACTAGGTCGAACtaggttgagtggtgcaagagaaaaacgtggtcaaaaaagtagaaaagtcaagtacataggcgcgagcaaattcaattttgcattaaagtctacggggatatggtttttcggtaattattccAACCTGGCATGCGTGGGCGGCGCGCAGAAGGAATATGCACGATAATGAGtttgcaaaatcgttaattactcactttctgagcacagtctaCAAACTTTTATGATaaaagaatggtcagcaatgcattatttacatggtacTATCATaaatgttcataaataatgttcgggtaatgagtaattaattattttgagtCAGCATTGAGATACGTATGTATATGAGCCGCTTATGTCAATTCTACtacgcatgcaaagtgcaatatttcggcactttgacgacgtagtatggttcctgaggcatttagaaacaaatttctattagggtatgatgcgttttgatgcctaataaagccagaaaatcaatttttgtcgaattcggtcgaaaacggtacaggtggcgccatctagcggcgagcggtggaactacgaaaaactaaaatttcgattttctccgaaattaggcaattttacgtatttctgagggtcagaaattgttctgtgacctctatagaacctatataatgccacaagaacctcctcagagcgctagaaaagaaaataaaaaaataggtcaaaacatggactaaaaaattggcgtccatctagcggtgaaagttggaactacaaaaatataaaaattcgattttctcgaaaattagcgaactttgagtacttctgaggctcagaaagtgttacgtgatcgcattagaagcaaaataaagcaataaaagtttcctgaaagctttaataaagaaaataaaaaaaatgtcattttaatggagaaaatttgtggcgccatctagcggcgaaactgcgaactaaactgaaaaaacgtatgtccgaacacgcagtaaaggggtcaaataaaaattgattttctgggcttaataggcaaaaaaatgaatgacTTATTCAACAAATATTGATTTAAAATGCCTAAAGAAGCATATTACGTCgtcaaaattacgaaatattaccttttataatttttcttaatgcgtgtacgggcatacggtttttcagtttagttcgcggtttcgccgctagatggcgccacaaattttctccattaaaatgacattttttttattttctttattaaagctttcaggaaacttttattgctttattttgcttctaatgcgatcacgtagcactttctgagcctcagaagtactcaaagttcgctaattttcgagaaaatcgaatttttatatttttgtagttccaactttcaccgctagatggacgccaattttttagtccatgttttgacctatttttttattttcttttctagcgctctgaggaggttcttgtagcattatataggttctagacaggtcacagaacaatttctgaccctcagaaatacgtaaaattgcctaatttcgaagaaaatcgaaattttagtttttcgtagttccgccgctcgccgctagatggcgccacctgtaccgttttcgaccgaatttgacaaaaattgattttctggctttattaggcatcaaaacgcatcataccctaatagaaatttgtttctaaatgcctcaggaaccatactacgtcgtcaaagtgccgaaatattcatttttttattttccttatatgcgtggTCGGACATTCATTTTTACGTTTAGTTCAcccgtttcgccgctagatgaacgccaattttttagtctataaattgcactattttgaaCTTAattcgctcgctcgctcaataaactaaatataaataaattgtaatagtTTTATGTTGTATAATTTGCGTATGTACATCATTGTAATCCATAAGTACATTACATAACCTATATCTTAATGTAACCAAGATTTTTGTGTTTATTTGTCATTCAAGAACTTACAAGTGAAACTTGTATTTTATGCTATTATATTAAGTGTTgaatatgatctgtagaacagtgttaaatcaaataaaacctaattcatattataattGGCCAAAGACTTGGTTTCTTGAAAAATGCAGGGCTACatctatttataattttcaacaatGTCAATTGATACGAGTCAGTGcaacaaatttagagatttcgaaaCAGAATGTCAAAGAAAATATTGGCTTAAAACAACTCAAAGATCTGTCACAAAATGGACCTTCGTTCAGAGATTTTTTACAGCTTGAAACTCGTCTTAATGATCCTATTATTGTGCCAGATATTCCTTACATAAAAAACATTGATGGCTGTGGTCAAAAAAGTAagtaaacttgataatttcaaatgtacaaaactaatgaaaaaataataaaattattaattcactTTAAGATTCTAATTTAGATATCAATGCAATGATCTGTTTGTCCtagtttattttgaagtataTGGCTGTCAAATGAACGTAAATGACACAGAGATAATATGGTCAGTTTTAAAGTCACATGGTTATAGGAAAGTAGAAAAGTTAGAAGAGGCTAATATAATTCTGCTTATTACATGTTCCATAAGAGACAATGCAGAGCAGAGAATATGGaacaaattgcaatatttaaatgGTTTAAGAAGAAAGAAACTAAAATCTCTTAAAAAAATTGGTTTATTAGGTATGATTGCAGCACTACAAATGATCTACTTggttaaatgtattaataataaatttatttattaggaTGCATGGCAGAAAGACTGAAAGATAAAATATTAGAAAGGGGAAAACTAGTTGATATAATAGCAGGGCCAGATAGCTATAAAGATTTACCAAGACTTCTGTCAACAGTAGAGAATGAAACTGCTATCAATGTTGTTTTATCATTTGATGAAACATATGCAGATGTTACTCCAGTGAGATTGGATCCTGAATCAACTAAAGCATTTGTGTAATCCTTTATTGCTCTTTAtagtaaatatttatgttatcAGAGCATGACATGTTACTTATAATTATCTAGTATCATTGAAATACTTTTTAGTTCAATCATGCGAGGTTGTGataatatgtgtacatattgTATTGTGCCATTTACTCGAGGAAGAGAAAGATCACGACCAATTGACAGTATcattaaagaggttcaggcctTATCTGATGAAGGTGTAAAAGAAGTAACACTACTTGGACAAAATGTAAACAGTTATAgagatacatcacaatcagaattTTACATGGGTAATTCTGCAGAAACACATTTGGTGAAAGGTTTCAAaactgtatataaaaataaaaagggaGGACGCAGGTTTTGTGATTTGCTAGACAAAGTTTCTCGCATTAATCCAGAAATGAGAATAAGGTATTAAAGACAGTTTAAATTCGAATGAAATTATTGTTACGTGATATAATTTCAGGAAAATTTGTTTAGGTTTACATCCGCACATCCCAAAGATTTTCCAGACGAAGTTTTACACCTAATAGCGGAAAGGCCAAATATTTGCAAACAAATTCATGTACCCGCACAAAGCGGTAATTCGGAAGTTTTAGAAAGAATGAGAAGAGGTTACACACGAGAAGCGTATATAAATTTAGTAAATCGCATACGCGATATTATTCCAAATGCTTATCTTTCCAGTGACTTTATTGCTGGTTTTTGTGGAGAAACAGAAGAGCAATTTCAAGATACGCTATCCTTGATAGaattagtaaaatataataGTGCTTTCCTTTTTGCGTATAGCATGCGAGAGGTAATTTATTATATCACGTTTACCTGATCAACGAGCACGTGATTCCTTTATGTttgtattacattattaaaatgtctaactacttattaattttagaaaacCACTGCACATCGACGTTACAAAGATGATATAGAACTAAGTGTGAAAAAAAGTCGACTTGATAGAATGAATTCAGTGTATAAAAATGAAGCTcagaaattgaataaattacagGTCGGACAATTCCAACTTATACTTATAGAAGGGGTAAATTAGAttacttaaaataatatatgatcATATATTAGAATTGagaattgtattaaatttttattttaatttaggtTAGCAAACGATCAGATCAGTTTCTTCACGGAAGAAACGACGGTAACAATCAAGTAGTAATACCATCTCTGAATATACCTATTGAAAAACATTCTAACGTAACTAGACCAATTAAAACTGGCGATTATGTCGTTGTACAAATTTCTGGCTCTACCATAGCAAAACTTACAGGTATACCTTTGTATCATTCGTCGATAACGGAACACACATCATCcacattgtaaataaaataaagtagccATTTCTAGAAAtcttatttgttatttaatcaCGTTTATCTGTGcataatacatttaattttgaaagggAACAAATAACGTGtatttataattgtacaaaatttaatcGACGCGATTATTAATGATACACGTATTATCATACACgtacataataaataaacataatttaacttaattttgtGATATATAGCACATCTATTGGTATACAATGTTTCTTGTTAcacaaacaataataattaatgtttttCCACTGAAATTATGTATACTgattaaacaaataattaactacACGTGAAAGGTATTTCTTAATACTTCGTTCCGGTCGTTTCTAAAATTTCGTATTTCTATAAAGTCTCTTATTGTTTTATTAGTATTCAATCACGGTCCTTATATTCTTAGGTCCTCGTGAATGAAATCTTTAACAGGTTTTAACATAAATCTACAACTC
Above is a window of Megachile rotundata isolate GNS110a chromosome 1, iyMegRotu1, whole genome shotgun sequence DNA encoding:
- the LOC100874695 gene encoding CDK5RAP1-like protein, with translation MICRTVLNQIKPNSYYNWPKTWFLEKCRATSIYNFQQCQLIRVSATNLEISKQNVKENIGLKQLKDLSQNGPSFRDFLQLETRLNDPIIVPDIPYIKNIDGCGQKIYFEVYGCQMNVNDTEIIWSVLKSHGYRKVEKLEEANIILLITCSIRDNAEQRIWNKLQYLNGLRRKKLKSLKKIGLLGCMAERLKDKILERGKLVDIIAGPDSYKDLPRLLSTVENETAINVVLSFDETYADVTPVRLDPESTKAFVSIMRGCDNMCTYCIVPFTRGRERSRPIDSIIKEVQALSDEGVKEVTLLGQNVNSYRDTSQSEFYMGNSAETHLVKGFKTVYKNKKGGRRFCDLLDKVSRINPEMRIRFTSAHPKDFPDEVLHLIAERPNICKQIHVPAQSGNSEVLERMRRGYTREAYINLVNRIRDIIPNAYLSSDFIAGFCGETEEQFQDTLSLIELVKYNSAFLFAYSMREKTTAHRRYKDDIELSVKKSRLDRMNSVYKNEAQKLNKLQVGQFQLILIEGVSKRSDQFLHGRNDGNNQVVIPSLNIPIEKHSNVTRPIKTGDYVVVQISGSTIAKLTGIPLYHSSITEHTSSTL